In Streptomyces sp. NBC_01439, the following are encoded in one genomic region:
- a CDS encoding cupin domain-containing protein: MADQKQCTVVRTGTYEGIQGGTFGAGISAQSAGAERLCLHRLVMPAGTRGRPHLHEGHESAIFIQSGQVEVWHGEDLAEHAVLRAGDYIHIPADTPHMPVNTGAEDVVCLVARTDPEEQEGVRLLDLPTWLESRVGPLPVGAG, translated from the coding sequence ATGGCAGATCAGAAGCAGTGCACGGTCGTGCGGACCGGCACGTATGAAGGCATTCAGGGCGGCACGTTCGGGGCGGGGATCAGCGCCCAGTCAGCGGGCGCGGAGCGGTTGTGTCTGCACCGGCTGGTGATGCCCGCGGGGACGCGGGGGCGTCCTCACCTGCACGAGGGGCACGAGTCGGCCATTTTCATCCAGTCCGGGCAGGTCGAGGTCTGGCACGGAGAAGACCTGGCCGAACATGCCGTGCTGCGCGCCGGAGACTACATCCACATCCCGGCGGACACGCCCCACATGCCCGTAAATACCGGAGCAGAGGACGTGGTGTGCCTGGTCGCACGCACCGACCCCGAAGAACAAGAGGGTGTCCGGCTGCTGGATCTTCCGACCTGGCTGGAGTCCCGGGTCGGCCCACTGCCGGTCGGGGCCGGCTGA
- a CDS encoding RBBP9/YdeN family alpha/beta hydrolase: MAPNRQNVHHRYVQAQCLKRTTIVAASSNDPLGTVERVAELARNWGGRLVELGAVGHLNPASGHGPWPRAEELLRELEHSWSPGALPTD; the protein is encoded by the coding sequence CTGGCCCCGAACCGGCAGAACGTCCACCACCGCTATGTCCAGGCGCAGTGCCTGAAGCGCACCACCATCGTCGCGGCCAGTTCGAACGACCCACTGGGCACCGTCGAGCGAGTGGCCGAGCTGGCCCGGAACTGGGGCGGCCGCCTCGTGGAACTCGGCGCTGTCGGCCACCTCAACCCCGCCTCCGGCCATGGCCCGTGGCCGAGGGCGGAGGAACTCCTCCGCGAGCTCGAACACAGCTGGTCCCCCGGCGCTCTGCCGACTGATTGA
- a CDS encoding ATP-binding protein translates to MGPRLVGRDAETAILTTLAVRAAHGSGQAAFIAGEAGAGKTRLLRRAAADAEGAGLQALWGSAQELEAHRPFALISACLGIDDSPVDPLRVRAAEVLSGHARYGLPGTPGGADFATVEAMCVLAEEICAQGPVALFLDDLQWADRASVLVLQRLVQSVAQLPLLIVGALRPVPRVVEVDVLVRGLRGTHRTVLRLGPLAASAVPLLVADTIGHEPGPRLLRLCEGAGGNPLYLGELIAALQREGVITMHGGVAEVTADCPVPSIDTLITHRLAYLRDEVLQVLRAASVLGAGCTLHDLAAVLEAPAHVLLAGVAEAEAAGILTPDGPRVVFRHDLVRQALHDAVPSSVRSLLHIRAAQALARAGAAPERVAGHLLEAGPPDGEFLVPWIAGSAAQLTARAPGLALRLLGTALEIADPADPRYEQLRLHRVVAQLSSGLLTEAEESARIALARPADSGLADLFRWIVVQAAFARGRPDVALAETRMTCGTAGAPTLDAVRFQAFASVCLFALGRLPEAGAVAAAARRAAAELGDATALAYALHVLAAKHFLEAPGLEALELARQASRLTPETIHPAQWLGLQLALANCYMELDLTPDAERTLASVRPSAEDLGGVFLPWYHLSCALLAFHAGRWEDAIAEVDAGLDPGVHFAMSRALRALAGAIAVHQGRRDDAETHMSRAAAAQDSGTVSWFYEYVLLCAQALLDEAQGHPERAFRRLAHSFDTGIGHLPGQLILSFLTPDLVRLALDQGDSPAARRYAQAARSRAAHSSAPYHLGDACRCEGLIAQDPELLLEAARHYREATRPLNQAHALTDAAELHAIRGRPSDGRAHLERALAIYAGLGAVWDAARATARLRAVSVSRGTRGPRNTARLGWEALTSTERIIAGHVAAGHSNPETAARMCISRRTVSTHVSNILRKLGLTSRVELATEVIRRNSPPEHQQP, encoded by the coding sequence ATGGGGCCTCGCCTCGTCGGACGCGATGCCGAAACGGCGATCCTCACCACTTTGGCGGTACGCGCCGCACACGGCTCGGGGCAGGCCGCGTTCATCGCCGGCGAGGCCGGGGCGGGCAAGACACGGCTGCTCCGGCGCGCGGCGGCAGACGCCGAAGGGGCCGGCCTCCAGGCGTTGTGGGGATCGGCTCAGGAGCTGGAGGCGCATCGACCGTTCGCGTTGATATCGGCCTGCCTGGGGATCGATGACAGCCCTGTGGACCCGCTGCGGGTGCGGGCCGCCGAGGTCCTCTCGGGGCACGCTCGGTACGGGCTGCCGGGCACGCCGGGAGGCGCGGACTTCGCCACCGTGGAGGCCATGTGCGTTCTGGCGGAGGAGATCTGTGCGCAGGGGCCCGTAGCGCTCTTCCTCGATGATCTCCAGTGGGCCGATCGGGCCAGTGTGCTGGTACTGCAGCGGCTCGTGCAATCGGTGGCCCAGCTGCCGCTGCTGATCGTCGGGGCGCTTCGCCCGGTTCCCCGGGTGGTCGAGGTCGACGTGCTCGTCCGCGGGCTGCGCGGCACCCATCGCACGGTGCTGCGGCTCGGTCCGCTGGCCGCCTCGGCCGTGCCCTTGTTGGTGGCCGACACGATCGGGCATGAACCCGGCCCACGATTGCTTCGGCTGTGCGAGGGGGCGGGAGGCAACCCGCTGTACCTGGGGGAGCTGATCGCGGCCCTTCAACGGGAAGGGGTGATCACGATGCACGGGGGCGTCGCAGAGGTCACGGCCGATTGCCCCGTTCCCTCGATCGACACGCTGATCACTCACCGGCTGGCGTACCTGCGTGACGAGGTCTTGCAGGTGTTGCGCGCGGCGTCTGTGCTGGGAGCCGGCTGCACGCTCCACGACCTGGCAGCAGTACTGGAGGCGCCGGCCCATGTCCTGCTCGCCGGCGTCGCCGAGGCCGAAGCGGCCGGAATCCTGACTCCCGACGGCCCACGTGTCGTCTTCCGCCATGACCTGGTACGCCAAGCTCTGCACGACGCCGTGCCGAGTTCAGTGCGCTCGCTGCTGCACATCCGGGCCGCGCAGGCGCTGGCACGTGCCGGGGCGGCGCCCGAGCGGGTCGCCGGACATCTACTGGAAGCCGGCCCCCCGGACGGGGAGTTCCTGGTCCCCTGGATAGCCGGGTCCGCAGCGCAGCTCACCGCACGCGCGCCCGGCCTGGCCCTGCGGCTGCTGGGTACGGCGCTGGAGATCGCCGATCCCGCTGACCCGCGCTACGAGCAGTTGCGTCTGCACCGTGTCGTCGCACAACTGTCATCAGGCCTTCTGACCGAGGCCGAAGAAAGCGCCCGCATCGCTCTGGCCAGACCTGCCGATTCCGGTCTGGCAGATCTGTTCCGTTGGATCGTCGTGCAGGCCGCGTTCGCGCGCGGCCGCCCCGACGTCGCTCTGGCAGAGACCCGTATGACGTGCGGAACAGCGGGCGCGCCGACACTCGATGCGGTCCGGTTCCAAGCTTTTGCATCGGTATGCCTCTTCGCCCTGGGGCGGCTACCGGAAGCGGGAGCCGTGGCTGCCGCTGCGCGGCGAGCGGCTGCCGAGCTGGGCGACGCAACGGCCCTGGCCTATGCCCTGCACGTGCTGGCCGCCAAGCACTTCCTGGAGGCTCCTGGCCTTGAAGCACTGGAGCTCGCCCGTCAGGCGTCGCGTCTGACACCCGAGACGATCCACCCGGCGCAGTGGCTCGGGCTGCAGCTCGCGCTGGCCAACTGCTACATGGAACTGGACCTGACCCCGGACGCGGAACGCACATTGGCGAGCGTCCGCCCGAGCGCCGAGGACCTCGGGGGCGTGTTCCTGCCGTGGTACCACCTGTCCTGTGCGCTGCTGGCGTTCCACGCCGGCCGGTGGGAGGACGCGATCGCAGAGGTGGACGCCGGCCTCGACCCCGGCGTCCACTTCGCGATGAGCCGGGCGTTGAGAGCGCTGGCGGGGGCAATAGCCGTCCATCAAGGCCGGCGGGACGACGCCGAGACCCACATGAGCCGGGCTGCGGCGGCACAAGACAGCGGAACGGTCTCCTGGTTCTACGAGTACGTCCTGTTGTGTGCCCAGGCCCTGCTGGACGAGGCGCAAGGGCACCCCGAGCGCGCGTTCCGCCGCCTGGCACACAGCTTCGACACCGGGATCGGGCACCTGCCCGGTCAGCTGATCCTCAGCTTCCTGACGCCCGATCTGGTCAGACTCGCGCTTGACCAGGGCGACTCGCCGGCAGCACGGCGCTACGCGCAGGCGGCGCGTTCGCGTGCCGCGCACAGCAGCGCTCCCTACCATCTGGGGGACGCCTGCCGGTGCGAAGGGCTCATCGCACAGGATCCGGAGCTGCTGCTGGAAGCGGCCCGTCACTACCGTGAAGCCACACGGCCGCTGAACCAGGCGCACGCCCTCACCGACGCCGCCGAGCTGCACGCGATACGCGGCCGACCCTCCGACGGCCGCGCCCACCTCGAGCGAGCCCTGGCGATCTACGCCGGCCTGGGTGCGGTCTGGGACGCGGCACGTGCGACCGCCCGCCTGCGCGCGGTCTCCGTGAGCCGCGGCACCCGCGGCCCCCGCAACACCGCGCGCCTGGGATGGGAAGCGCTCACCTCCACCGAGCGCATCATCGCCGGTCACGTCGCTGCCGGACACTCCAACCCCGAAACAGCCGCGCGCATGTGCATCTCGCGCCGCACCGTCAGCACCCACGTCTCCAACATCCTGCGCAAGCTCGGCCTGACCTCGCGGGTAGAGCTGGCCACCGAGGTGATCCGCCGCAACAGCCCGCCCGAACACCAGCAGCCCTGA
- a CDS encoding ricin-type beta-trefoil lectin domain protein gives MSTIFALVAALLGAGAQQAQAAGETSHQCRYAGDGKSAEDCVFMLAKDQRAIDVPWSSSDSGAWLQAYDRNDGSNQVFSLQPQGDGSFQIKTSSGLCLMPGWWDSTWRIRPVEQQRCDGSQKYQYWYFEPGQFKGSGTKFMIRNVVDDQCVDVASSWLAGHADYLNMWPCHGKENQLWGSRFGGGKDFTTDWAAKYALTKCDAAVLAHSAYPYCSYSQTQAAVTGNDAGVALCLQAQHTDAAIPSTTVDYKVTNSTSTITTDSIANGTKETITVKLGSSSDFWHADFAVEASQLITHSVQTGTTNTEEKTYHAVVPAAPAHSTTWVKAFPVSKTYTGRFVFAKGSWDEWTYSTDAEITVTYPAGSGATMMYDSGVAEDKLDENGRWVRQPACISDGPTRSMTTPDQPAPAPVQPPQKPSTASSFRSGFESSDPVPAWTHAVDTAGGGLHNVDGPQAGIRSDGTAHTGTGALLYSGSTRTGSGHADAYMKIYDLSSSPLAIGTAWPDRKALSYWIYPQSHVTATAVADGSRNSACVAVDLVFTDGSTLRDSWSWDQRGHRATPVEQCTALTLDTWNYVTVSLDEKAGKQISRILVGYDQQDPGSGSYRGYIDDIAIS, from the coding sequence GTGTCGACGATCTTCGCACTGGTTGCCGCCCTACTGGGGGCGGGGGCCCAGCAGGCGCAGGCGGCCGGCGAGACGTCCCACCAGTGCCGCTACGCCGGTGACGGCAAGAGCGCCGAGGACTGTGTCTTCATGCTCGCCAAGGACCAGCGGGCAATCGATGTGCCCTGGAGTTCGTCCGATTCCGGGGCGTGGCTGCAGGCCTACGACCGCAACGACGGCTCCAACCAGGTGTTCTCGTTGCAACCGCAGGGTGACGGAAGTTTCCAGATCAAGACGAGTTCCGGGTTGTGTCTGATGCCGGGTTGGTGGGACTCCACGTGGCGGATCCGACCGGTGGAGCAACAGCGGTGCGACGGCTCCCAGAAGTATCAGTACTGGTATTTCGAGCCGGGTCAGTTCAAAGGCTCGGGAACGAAGTTCATGATCCGCAACGTGGTCGACGACCAATGCGTGGACGTGGCGAGCAGCTGGCTCGCCGGCCACGCCGACTACCTGAACATGTGGCCGTGTCACGGCAAGGAGAACCAGTTGTGGGGCTCCCGCTTCGGCGGCGGGAAGGACTTCACCACTGACTGGGCCGCCAAGTACGCGCTGACCAAATGTGATGCCGCCGTCCTGGCGCATTCGGCCTACCCGTACTGCAGTTACAGCCAGACGCAGGCGGCGGTGACCGGCAACGATGCAGGGGTGGCCCTGTGCCTGCAGGCCCAGCACACCGACGCAGCGATCCCGTCGACCACCGTCGACTACAAGGTCACCAACAGCACCTCCACCATCACGACGGATTCCATCGCCAACGGCACGAAGGAAACCATCACCGTCAAGCTGGGTTCCTCCAGTGATTTCTGGCACGCCGACTTCGCGGTTGAGGCCTCCCAGCTGATCACCCATTCGGTACAGACCGGTACGACCAACACGGAGGAGAAGACCTACCACGCCGTGGTCCCCGCGGCACCTGCACACTCCACGACCTGGGTGAAGGCCTTCCCGGTCAGCAAGACCTACACCGGCCGGTTCGTCTTCGCCAAGGGCAGTTGGGACGAGTGGACCTACTCCACCGACGCCGAGATCACCGTCACCTACCCCGCCGGGTCGGGGGCCACCATGATGTACGACTCGGGTGTCGCTGAGGACAAGCTCGACGAGAACGGCCGATGGGTACGGCAGCCCGCCTGCATCAGTGACGGACCGACCCGGAGCATGACCACACCGGATCAGCCGGCGCCGGCTCCCGTCCAGCCGCCGCAAAAGCCGTCCACGGCCAGCAGCTTCCGCTCTGGCTTCGAGTCGAGCGACCCGGTACCGGCCTGGACCCACGCAGTCGACACGGCCGGTGGAGGCCTCCACAACGTGGACGGCCCTCAGGCAGGCATCCGCAGCGATGGAACAGCCCACACCGGCACCGGCGCACTGCTGTACTCCGGATCCACCCGGACCGGCTCAGGCCATGCCGACGCCTACATGAAGATCTACGACCTGAGCAGCAGCCCGCTGGCCATCGGTACCGCATGGCCTGACAGAAAGGCCCTCAGCTACTGGATCTACCCGCAGAGCCACGTCACCGCCACCGCGGTCGCCGACGGGTCGAGAAACAGCGCATGCGTCGCCGTGGACCTGGTGTTCACCGACGGCAGCACCCTGCGTGACAGCTGGTCATGGGACCAAAGGGGCCACCGGGCAACCCCCGTCGAACAGTGCACGGCCCTCACCCTCGACACCTGGAACTACGTCACGGTCAGCCTCGACGAAAAAGCGGGCAAGCAGATCAGCCGGATCTTGGTCGGCTACGACCAGCAGGACCCGGGCTCCGGCAGCTACCGCGGCTACATAGACGACATCGCGATCAGCTGA